In the genome of Entelurus aequoreus isolate RoL-2023_Sb linkage group LG15, RoL_Eaeq_v1.1, whole genome shotgun sequence, one region contains:
- the LOC133629936 gene encoding uncharacterized protein LOC133629936: MLKYTKYPKDYQCEEVAAALTRAHPCLGQLGSKTGFWGWKQSLKYKMQNYRTKLGRLGHPEIRVNSFKHKREGQGKAAANIKKARKAEVYYIPLHPKGETTESLESERIALLSEIKKRDNEVVIKAKMEKTFSHRRREVVEQRPMIEEFKNRWPALFQQSEINEEFLRITTKPLLSKFMSQLDHFSLKLMQIFKSKGGVKGQRIKEVLAKIDLCDDIDIRRECILRSLVIYLNEDPDTFFKEYLASATEDAERDIALTVMGINIIRGDGDRQPEDVGVVIEGIKVLSNVDTVVMGIIMMFGLIYALDLSFPDNLKYTFEFFQKILMNLDGQKLNTKIQQLKIKLFA, encoded by the exons atgttgaaatacaCAAAATATCCAAAAGACTATCAGTGTGAAGAGGTAGCAGCAGCATTGACGAGAGCTCATCCTTGTTTGGGACAGCTGGGATCCAAGACAGGATTTTGGGGATGGAAACAGTCACTGAAGTATAAAATGCAAAACTATCGAACAAAGCTGGGGCGACTCGGACATCCTGAAATACGTGTGAACTCCTTTAAGCACAAACGTGAAGGCCAAGGCAAAGCTGCAGCCAACATCAAGAAAGCGAGAAAGGCTGAAGTTTACTACATACCACTGCACCCAAAAGGGGAAACCACAGAAAGCTTGGAGAGTGAGAGAATCGCTTtgttgtcagaaataaaaaaacgtGACAATGAAGTGGTGATAAAAGCAAAAATGGAAAAAACCTTCTCCCACAGACGACGAGAGGTCGTTGAACAGAGGCCCATGATAGAGGAATTTAAAAACCGGTGGCCTGCCCTGTTCCAGCAGAGTGAA ATTAATGAGGAGTTCTTGAGGATCACTACAAAGCCACTGCTGTCAAAGTTTATGTCACAACTGGACCACTTTTCACTCAAGCTGATGCAGATCTTCAAAAGCAAAGGAGGCGTGAAGGGGCAACGAATCAAAGAAGTTCTGGCAAAAATAGATTTG TGTGACGACATTGACATCAGGAGGGAGTGCATCCTGAGAAGCCTTGTTATCTACCTCAATGAAGATCCAGACACATTCTTCAAGGAATATCTG gCCTCCGCCACTGAGGATGCAGAAAGGGACATTGCCCTCACAGTCATGGGGATAAACATCATCCGTGGAGATGGCGATAGGCAGCCAGAGGATGTGGGAGTTGTTATCGAAGGCATCAAAGTCCTAAGCAACGTGGACACCGTCGTCATGGGGATTATAATGATGTTTGGGCTCATTTATGCCCTTGATCTAAGCTTTCCAGACAACCTCAAGTACACATTTGAGTTTTTCCAGAAGATCCTAATGAACCTGGATGGGCAAAAGCTGAACACAAAGATACAGCAGCTGAAAATCAAGTTGTTTGCATGA